One Mixta gaviniae genomic window carries:
- the metA gene encoding homoserine O-acetyltransferase MetA, with amino-acid sequence MPIRVPDELPAVNCLRNENVFVMTHSRARVQEIRPLKVLVLNLMPKKIETENQFLRLLSNSPLQIDIQLLRIDSRESRNTPMEHLNNFYCNFEDIAHDNFDGLIVTGAPLGLVDFNDVAYWPQIQRVLHWAKEHVTSTLFVCWAVQAALNILYGLPKQTRATKLSGVYEHQTLHPHALLTRGFDDTFLAPHSRYADFPAQLIRDYTDLEIFAESELAGPYLLGSKDKRLAFVTGHPEYDALTLAGEYQRDSEAGLNPVIPCNYFPQDNPALPPRASWRSHGNLLFSNWLNYYVYQITPYDLRHMNPTLE; translated from the coding sequence ATGCCGATCCGGGTACCCGATGAATTGCCAGCCGTAAACTGTCTGCGTAATGAGAATGTGTTTGTCATGACCCATTCTCGCGCCCGCGTGCAGGAAATCCGCCCGCTTAAGGTGCTGGTATTAAATCTGATGCCGAAAAAGATCGAAACGGAAAATCAATTTCTGCGCCTGCTCTCGAACTCGCCGCTACAGATAGATATCCAGCTGCTGCGTATCGACAGCCGCGAGTCGCGCAACACGCCGATGGAGCATCTCAACAACTTCTACTGTAACTTTGAAGATATCGCGCACGATAACTTTGACGGCCTGATCGTCACCGGGGCGCCGTTGGGTCTGGTCGATTTCAATGATGTCGCCTACTGGCCACAGATCCAGCGAGTGCTGCACTGGGCGAAGGAGCATGTCACCTCAACCCTGTTTGTCTGCTGGGCGGTGCAGGCGGCATTGAATATTCTCTACGGCCTGCCGAAACAGACCCGCGCCACTAAGCTGTCGGGCGTCTATGAACATCAGACGCTGCACCCGCATGCGCTGTTAACGCGCGGCTTCGATGACACCTTTCTCGCCCCCCATTCGCGCTATGCCGATTTTCCGGCCCAGCTGATCCGGGATTACACCGATCTGGAGATCTTCGCTGAGTCTGAGCTGGCCGGGCCTTACCTGCTGGGCAGTAAAGACAAACGCCTGGCCTTCGTTACCGGCCATCCGGAATATGACGCGCTCACGCTGGCGGGTGAATATCAGCGCGACAGCGAGGCGGGATTGAATCCGGTGATCCCCTGTAACTACTTTCCGCAGGACAACCCGGCCCTGCCGCCGCGCGCCAGCTGGCGCAGCCACGGCAATTTGCTGTTCTCCAACTGGCTGAACTATTACGTTTACCAGATCACTCCTTATGACCTGCGCCATATGAATCCGACGCTGGAGTAA
- the metH gene encoding methionine synthase has product MSSRIDALHQQLAQRIMVLDGGMGTMIQSYRLEENDYRGARFADWPSDLKGNNDLLVLTQPDIIRAIHNAYLEAGADILETNTFNATTVAMADYHMESLSAEINYEAAKLARVCADEWSAKTPHRPRYVAGVLGPTNRTCSISPDVNDPAFRNITFNQLVAAYRESTRALIEGGSDIIMIETIFDTLNAKAAIFAIQSEFEALGVTLPLMISGTITDASGRTLSGQTTEAFYNSLRHAEPLSFGLNCALGPDELRQYVAEMSRLAECCVTAHPNAGLPNAFGEYDLDAAVMAEQIGEWARAGFLNIVGGCCGTTPAHIAAIAQAVEGVAPRALPQAPVACRLAGLEPLNIGADSLFVNVGERTNVTGSAKFKRLIKEEKYNEALDVARQQVESGAQIIDINMDEGMLDAEAAMVRFLNLIAGEPDIARVPIMIDSSKWEVIEKGLQCIQGKGIVNSISMKEGVEAFIHHARLVRRYGAAVVVMAFDEVGQADTRARKIDICRRAYRILTQQVGFPPEDIIFDPNIFAVATGIDEHNNYAMDFIGACEDIKRELPHALISGGVSNVSFSFRGNDPVREAIHAVFLYYAIRNGMDMGIVNAGQLAIYDDLPAGLRDAVEDVILNRRADGTERLLELAEKYRGSKGADDSTKPQAEWRSWEVAKRLEYSLVKGITEFIEEDTEAARLEADRPIEVIEGPLMAGMNVVGDLFGEGKMFLPQVVKSARVMKQAVAWLEPYIQASKAAGSSNGKIVLATVKGDVHDIGKNIVGVVLQCNNYEIIDLGVMVPTEKILKTARDEKADIIGLSGLITPSLDEMVNVAKEMERQGFTLPLLIGGATTSKAHTAVKIEQNYSGPTVYVQNASRTVGVVSALLSPTQHDDFVARTRKEYETVRIQHGRKKPRTPPVTLQAARENDLAFDWESYTPPVAHRLGVSEVKASIETLRHYIDWTPFFMTWSLAGKYPRILQDEVVGEEAQRLFADANAMLDRLSADGSLTPRGVVGIFPANRVGDDVEIYQDESRSQVIAVSHHLRQQTEKVGFANYCLADFVAPKSSGKADYLGAFAVTGGLEEDALADAWDRRHDDYNKIMVKALADRLAEAFAEYLHERVRKVIWGYAANENLSNEELIRENYQGIRPAPGYPACPEHTEKAAIWQLLDVERHTGMKLTESFAMWPGASVSGWYFSHPDSRYFAVAQLQRDQIEDYARRKGMTVSEVERWLAPHLGYDAD; this is encoded by the coding sequence GTGAGTAGCAGAATTGACGCGCTGCATCAGCAGCTGGCGCAGCGCATCATGGTGCTGGATGGCGGTATGGGTACCATGATCCAGAGTTATCGTCTGGAAGAGAACGATTATCGGGGGGCGCGCTTCGCCGACTGGCCGAGCGACCTTAAAGGCAATAATGATCTACTGGTACTGACGCAGCCCGATATTATTCGCGCTATCCATAACGCCTATCTTGAGGCGGGCGCCGATATTCTGGAAACCAATACCTTTAACGCCACCACCGTCGCCATGGCGGATTACCATATGGAGTCGCTGTCGGCGGAGATTAACTACGAGGCGGCAAAGCTCGCCCGCGTCTGCGCCGATGAATGGAGCGCGAAAACGCCGCACCGCCCACGCTATGTTGCCGGCGTATTAGGGCCGACCAACCGCACCTGCTCCATCTCACCTGATGTCAACGATCCCGCCTTTCGTAATATCACCTTTAATCAGCTGGTCGCCGCCTATCGGGAATCGACTCGCGCGCTGATTGAGGGCGGGTCGGATATCATCATGATCGAAACCATTTTCGATACACTGAACGCCAAAGCCGCCATCTTCGCTATCCAAAGCGAGTTTGAGGCGCTGGGCGTGACGCTGCCGCTGATGATCTCCGGCACCATTACTGACGCCTCCGGCCGCACCCTCTCCGGCCAGACAACCGAAGCGTTCTATAACTCGCTGCGTCATGCTGAGCCGCTCTCTTTCGGCCTGAACTGCGCGCTGGGGCCGGATGAACTGCGCCAGTACGTGGCGGAGATGTCGCGCCTGGCGGAATGCTGTGTCACCGCGCATCCCAATGCGGGTCTGCCTAACGCCTTTGGCGAATACGATCTCGACGCTGCGGTGATGGCGGAGCAGATCGGCGAATGGGCGCGTGCCGGCTTCCTGAATATTGTCGGCGGCTGCTGCGGCACCACCCCGGCGCATATCGCCGCCATCGCTCAGGCGGTGGAAGGGGTCGCGCCGCGCGCGCTGCCGCAGGCTCCGGTCGCCTGCCGCCTGGCCGGGCTGGAGCCGCTGAATATCGGCGCCGATTCACTGTTCGTCAACGTGGGCGAGCGTACTAACGTCACCGGTTCAGCAAAGTTCAAACGGCTGATCAAAGAAGAGAAATATAACGAAGCGCTGGATGTGGCGCGTCAGCAGGTAGAAAGCGGCGCGCAAATCATCGATATCAATATGGATGAAGGGATGCTGGATGCGGAAGCGGCCATGGTGCGCTTCCTTAACCTGATCGCCGGCGAGCCGGATATTGCGCGTGTGCCAATCATGATCGACTCCTCGAAATGGGAGGTGATTGAAAAAGGGCTGCAGTGCATTCAGGGCAAAGGCATCGTTAACTCGATATCGATGAAAGAGGGCGTAGAGGCCTTTATCCATCACGCCAGGCTGGTGCGGCGTTACGGCGCAGCGGTGGTGGTGATGGCCTTTGACGAGGTCGGCCAGGCTGACACGCGGGCGCGTAAAATCGACATCTGTCGTCGCGCCTATCGCATTCTTACCCAACAAGTGGGCTTCCCGCCGGAAGATATTATTTTCGACCCGAATATCTTTGCCGTAGCGACCGGGATCGATGAGCATAACAACTACGCGATGGACTTTATCGGCGCCTGCGAAGATATCAAACGCGAGCTGCCCCATGCGCTGATCTCCGGCGGCGTCTCTAACGTCTCTTTCTCCTTCCGCGGCAACGATCCGGTACGCGAAGCCATCCACGCCGTCTTCCTCTATTACGCGATCCGCAACGGCATGGATATGGGCATCGTTAACGCCGGGCAGTTGGCGATTTATGACGATCTGCCCGCCGGGCTGCGCGACGCCGTTGAGGATGTGATCTTAAACCGGCGCGCCGACGGCACCGAGCGCCTGCTGGAGCTGGCGGAAAAATATCGCGGCAGCAAAGGCGCCGATGACAGCACCAAACCGCAGGCGGAGTGGCGCAGCTGGGAAGTGGCGAAGCGGCTGGAGTATTCGCTGGTTAAAGGCATTACCGAATTTATCGAAGAAGATACCGAAGCCGCGCGGCTGGAAGCCGATCGCCCCATCGAGGTGATCGAAGGGCCGCTGATGGCCGGGATGAACGTGGTGGGCGATCTTTTCGGCGAGGGAAAAATGTTCCTGCCGCAGGTGGTGAAATCGGCGCGCGTCATGAAGCAGGCGGTCGCCTGGCTGGAGCCCTATATTCAGGCCAGTAAAGCCGCCGGCAGCAGCAATGGCAAAATCGTGCTGGCGACGGTAAAAGGCGATGTGCATGACATCGGCAAAAACATTGTCGGCGTGGTGCTGCAATGCAACAACTATGAAATCATCGATTTGGGCGTCATGGTGCCGACGGAAAAAATCCTGAAAACCGCCCGGGATGAAAAGGCCGATATTATCGGCCTCTCCGGCCTGATCACCCCGTCGCTGGATGAGATGGTCAACGTGGCGAAAGAGATGGAGCGTCAGGGGTTCACTCTGCCGCTGCTGATCGGTGGCGCTACCACCTCCAAGGCGCACACCGCCGTCAAAATTGAGCAGAACTACAGCGGGCCGACGGTATATGTACAGAACGCCTCGCGCACTGTCGGTGTGGTTTCCGCGCTGCTGTCGCCGACGCAGCACGACGATTTTGTCGCGCGCACGCGCAAAGAGTATGAAACCGTGCGCATTCAGCATGGCCGTAAAAAGCCGCGTACGCCGCCGGTTACGTTGCAGGCGGCGCGCGAGAACGATCTGGCGTTCGACTGGGAAAGCTACACGCCGCCGGTTGCGCACCGGCTGGGGGTTAGCGAGGTGAAAGCATCCATCGAGACGCTGCGCCACTATATCGACTGGACGCCTTTCTTTATGACCTGGTCACTGGCAGGCAAATATCCGCGTATTTTGCAGGATGAGGTGGTGGGCGAAGAGGCGCAGCGCCTGTTCGCCGATGCCAACGCCATGCTGGATCGGCTGAGCGCCGACGGTAGCCTGACGCCGCGCGGCGTGGTAGGGATTTTCCCTGCTAACCGCGTCGGCGACGATGTGGAAATCTATCAGGATGAGTCACGCTCGCAGGTTATCGCCGTCAGCCACCATCTGCGTCAGCAAACGGAGAAGGTAGGCTTCGCCAACTACTGTCTGGCCGATTTTGTGGCGCCGAAGTCCAGCGGCAAAGCGGACTATCTTGGCGCGTTCGCCGTCACCGGCGGGCTGGAGGAAGATGCGTTGGCGGACGCCTGGGATCGCCGCCACGATGATTACAATAAAATCATGGTTAAAGCGCTCGCCGATCGCCTCGCGGAAGCTTTTGCGGAATACCTGCATGAACGGGTGCGCAAAGTGATCTGGGGCTACGCTGCCAATGAAAACCTCAGCAATGAGGAGCTGATCCGCGAAAACTACCAGGGCATCCGTCCGGCGCCCGGCTATCCTGCCTGCCCGGAACATACGGAAAAGGCCGCTATCTGGCAGCTGCTGGATGTAGAGCGCCATACCGGCATGAAGCTAACGGAATCCTTCGCCATGTGGCCCGGCGCCTCGGTGTCCGGCTGGTACTTCAGCCATCCCGACAGCCGTTATTTCGCCGTCGCCCAGCTACAGCGCGATCAAATTGAGGATTACGCGCGGCGTAAGGGGATGACCGTCAGCGAGGTGGAGCGCTGGCTGGCGCCTCATCTGGGTTATGACGCCGATTAA